One Paenibacillus sp. FSL W8-0186 genomic window carries:
- the trpB gene encoding tryptophan synthase subunit beta, translating into MTQVPDEQGRFGPFGGRYVPETLMNALIELEESYRKYEDDPEFLEDIRYLLKQYSGRETPLYYAQRLTEHLGGAKIYLKREDLNHTGAHKINNAIGQALLAKRMGKNKVIAETGAGQHGVATATVAALLGLECKVFMGEEDTKRQQLNVFRMKLLGAEVVPVLSGTRTLKDACNEALRYWVANVQDTFYILGSATGPHPYPMMVRNFQRVIGDETRRQILEAEGRLPDMLVAAVGGGSNAIGMFYPFVEDTSVQLIGVEAAGRGVDTDYHAATMTKGTRGVFQGSMSYLLQDEHGQVLPAHSISAGLDYPGVGPEHSYLKDIQRAKYVPITDAEALDALGLLSRTEGIIPALESAHAVAQVVKLAPTMSKDEIIVICLSGRGDKDVESIMAYTEGAKQS; encoded by the coding sequence ATGACGCAAGTACCTGACGAACAGGGGCGCTTTGGTCCCTTTGGCGGCCGATATGTGCCGGAGACATTAATGAACGCGCTCATCGAACTGGAGGAATCCTATCGGAAATACGAGGATGACCCCGAATTTCTCGAGGATATCCGCTATTTGTTGAAGCAGTATTCAGGCAGGGAAACTCCGCTTTATTATGCCCAGCGTCTGACAGAGCATTTGGGTGGAGCCAAAATATATTTGAAGCGTGAAGATTTGAACCATACCGGGGCCCATAAAATCAATAACGCCATCGGGCAAGCCTTGCTGGCCAAACGGATGGGCAAGAACAAGGTTATCGCCGAGACTGGGGCAGGGCAGCATGGCGTAGCGACAGCGACGGTGGCTGCTTTGCTTGGGCTGGAATGCAAGGTGTTCATGGGTGAGGAGGATACGAAGCGCCAGCAGCTTAACGTATTCCGCATGAAGCTGCTCGGAGCCGAGGTGGTGCCCGTGCTGTCTGGTACGCGGACGTTGAAGGATGCCTGCAACGAAGCGCTGCGCTACTGGGTAGCTAACGTTCAAGATACGTTCTACATTCTCGGATCGGCTACGGGCCCGCATCCTTATCCGATGATGGTGCGGAATTTTCAACGGGTTATCGGCGATGAGACGCGCCGGCAAATCCTTGAAGCCGAAGGGCGGCTTCCGGATATGCTTGTCGCAGCGGTTGGCGGCGGCAGCAATGCGATCGGCATGTTCTATCCGTTCGTGGAGGATACGTCCGTTCAGTTGATTGGCGTAGAGGCGGCTGGCCGAGGAGTGGACACCGATTACCATGCCGCAACGATGACGAAGGGGACGAGAGGGGTATTCCAAGGCTCCATGAGCTACCTCTTGCAGGATGAACATGGGCAGGTGCTGCCTGCGCATTCCATCTCGGCAGGCCTTGATTACCCCGGCGTCGGACCGGAGCATTCGTATTTGAAAGATATCCAGCGAGCGAAGTATGTGCCGATTACCGATGCTGAGGCGCTTGATGCGCTCGGACTGCTCAGCCGGACCGAGGGCATTATTCCCGCGCTGGAGTCTGCCCATGCTGTAGCTCAGGTTGTGAAGCTGGCGCCAACGATGAGTAAGGATGAGATTATCGTTATCTGTCTATCAGGGCGCGGAGATAAAGACGTTGAGTCGATTATGGCTTACACGGAAGGAGCGAAGCAATCATGA
- a CDS encoding menaquinone biosynthesis protein, producing MKNRSNDDVLIGRIKYSNVWPVFHYFDTNMLPGSPSLVTEVPSLLNRGMLSGSLDIAPVSSFAFGLGWERFWLLPGLSVSSDGPVNSILLFSRKPPQEIRNGVIALTNTSATSVNLLKIIMEKAYGGKPTYWDSEPNLDAMMESSDAALLIGDHAIEASWRDHNYIVTDLGEVWKRWTGYGMTFAVWAVQKSFAEEHPVFLSRVCSAFEESKRRSLSDLSPLVDRACREIGGTPQYWRHYFNNLCYDFNEKQQAGLALYFAYARELGLLEHEVSLNIWSDNTLIRVKE from the coding sequence GTGAAGAACAGGAGCAATGACGACGTCTTGATTGGACGGATTAAGTACAGCAACGTCTGGCCTGTATTTCATTATTTCGATACGAATATGCTGCCCGGCAGCCCTAGCCTCGTAACGGAGGTGCCTTCGCTGCTGAACCGGGGCATGCTGAGCGGCTCGCTCGATATCGCGCCGGTATCCTCGTTTGCCTTCGGGCTGGGCTGGGAACGGTTCTGGCTGCTTCCGGGACTGTCCGTTAGCTCGGACGGCCCCGTGAACTCCATTCTTTTATTCTCCAGGAAACCCCCGCAGGAGATCCGCAATGGCGTCATTGCTCTGACCAATACGTCTGCGACCTCAGTTAATCTGCTGAAGATTATTATGGAGAAGGCCTACGGCGGCAAGCCGACCTACTGGGACAGCGAGCCGAACCTGGACGCGATGATGGAGAGCAGTGATGCGGCTTTGCTGATCGGTGACCACGCGATTGAGGCGTCCTGGCGGGATCATAATTATATCGTGACCGATTTAGGGGAAGTCTGGAAAAGATGGACCGGGTACGGAATGACCTTTGCGGTGTGGGCCGTGCAGAAGTCTTTTGCGGAGGAGCATCCAGTATTCCTGTCGCGGGTATGTTCTGCTTTCGAAGAAAGCAAGCGCCGCAGCCTCAGCGATTTAAGCCCGCTCGTGGATCGGGCGTGCCGGGAAATCGGCGGAACGCCCCAGTACTGGCGTCATTATTTTAACAATTTATGTTATGATTTTAACGAGAAACAGCAGGCTGGATTAGCTTTGTATTTCGCTTATGCTCGTGAGCTCGGCCTTCTAGAGCACGAGGTAAGCTTGAACATATGGAGCGATAATACGTTGATACGGGTGAAAGAATGA
- the trpD gene encoding anthranilate phosphoribosyltransferase: MSGQEMLQSVLNRLIQGQNLKREEARGVMEMLMNGEMTHAQIGGLLMALRIKGETVDEIAGFAEVMRSHANRLQTETKQLLDTCGTGGSGIHKFNISTTSAIVASSVSVRVAKHGNRSASGRAGSADVLEALGVNIHLSADQAKHCLDDIGICFLFAQLYHPSMKYAAAPRKELGVRTIFNMLGPLTNPAGADRQVLGIYDREKTETVAEVLRELGLKRALVVTSHEGLDEISISSATRISELRNGNVTTYDVHPSDLGLGTYPLSEMMGGDPAVNAAIIRRVLQGEKGAYRDVVLANAGACIYVSGLADSIREGVAIAAESIDSGKAYGKLEELIKTTEALSYVS; this comes from the coding sequence ATGAGCGGACAGGAAATGCTGCAATCGGTGCTTAACCGTTTGATACAAGGTCAGAATTTGAAGCGGGAGGAAGCCCGCGGGGTTATGGAAATGCTGATGAACGGCGAAATGACGCATGCCCAGATCGGAGGGCTTCTGATGGCTCTTCGGATTAAAGGAGAGACGGTCGACGAGATCGCCGGGTTTGCTGAAGTGATGCGCAGCCACGCCAACCGGCTGCAAACGGAAACGAAGCAGCTGCTGGATACGTGCGGTACCGGCGGCTCGGGAATTCACAAATTCAACATCTCGACGACTTCGGCCATCGTGGCTTCGTCGGTGTCCGTCCGCGTTGCCAAACACGGCAACCGGTCGGCTTCGGGCCGTGCCGGGAGCGCGGATGTGCTGGAGGCGCTTGGGGTCAACATTCATCTCAGCGCGGATCAGGCCAAGCATTGCCTTGACGATATCGGCATCTGCTTCCTCTTCGCCCAGCTGTATCACCCGTCGATGAAATATGCGGCTGCCCCGCGCAAGGAACTGGGCGTGCGCACCATATTCAATATGCTTGGCCCGTTGACGAATCCGGCGGGAGCGGACCGCCAGGTGCTGGGCATTTATGATCGGGAGAAGACGGAGACTGTCGCTGAAGTATTAAGGGAGCTTGGGCTGAAGCGTGCGCTTGTCGTGACGAGCCATGAAGGCCTGGATGAAATCAGCATTTCTTCCGCGACACGCATCTCGGAATTAAGAAACGGAAACGTAACGACTTATGATGTGCATCCGAGCGATCTAGGCCTGGGAACATACCCGCTCAGCGAAATGATGGGCGGGGATCCGGCTGTCAATGCAGCTATCATCCGCCGTGTGCTGCAGGGGGAGAAGGGCGCATACCGGGATGTCGTGCTGGCCAATGCCGGAGCGTGCATTTATGTGTCCGGCCTTGCAGACAGCATTCGCGAAGGCGTTGCCATCGCAGCGGAATCGATTGATTCGGGCAAAGCGTATGGTAAACTGGAGGAGCTTATTAAAACGACGGAGGCACTGAGCTATGTATCTTGA
- the trpE gene encoding anthranilate synthase component I — protein MITTHVEEVIKLAKQYNLIPVVRPLLADMETPIRIFRRVAQREQAFLLESVEGGIQWARYSFIGTDPFMMVKAKKGKVVIERAGEQTELPGKPLEELKAILRKYRSPKLPELPPFTGGAIGFFGYDLLQYYEKLPAHQVDDMNMQDIQFMFCDRVIVFDHVKQHILLVANVHVQEGDSDEDIRRTYGQAQQALDEMADLLLDEGPGERLNHRPVPGDVELGEIQSNMTKQQYLDMVERGKEYIRAGDIFQVVLSQRFHIETAVDPLHVYRVLRTMNPSPYMYYLKMGEEIIVGTSPEALVKVEGDRVETRPIAGTRPRGATPEEDAALEADLLQDEKERAEHVMLVDLGRNDLGRVSEFGTVKCENYMDIERYSHVMHMVSKVSGKLRNDKDFFDAFISCLPAGTVSGAPKLRAMEIIAELEREARGTYAGAIGYLGFSGNMDSCITIRTIVFKNGKAYVQAGGGVVWDSLPENEYQESMNKAKALLKAIRTAEAMFPTESGDEAVINQDYLYEYTP, from the coding sequence ATGATAACCACGCATGTAGAAGAGGTAATCAAACTGGCTAAGCAATACAATTTAATCCCCGTAGTACGTCCACTGCTGGCTGACATGGAGACGCCGATCCGTATTTTTCGCCGGGTTGCCCAGCGGGAGCAGGCATTTTTGCTGGAAAGTGTAGAGGGAGGAATTCAATGGGCCAGATATTCCTTCATCGGAACTGATCCTTTCATGATGGTCAAGGCGAAGAAGGGCAAGGTGGTCATTGAACGAGCAGGCGAACAGACAGAGCTGCCCGGCAAGCCGCTGGAAGAGCTGAAGGCGATCCTGCGAAAATACCGCAGCCCGAAGCTGCCGGAACTGCCGCCGTTTACGGGCGGGGCAATCGGATTTTTCGGATACGATCTGCTGCAATATTATGAGAAGCTCCCGGCCCATCAAGTTGACGATATGAATATGCAGGACATTCAATTTATGTTCTGCGACCGGGTGATCGTATTCGATCACGTCAAACAGCACATATTGCTCGTAGCCAATGTCCATGTCCAGGAGGGCGATAGCGACGAAGATATTCGCCGCACCTATGGGCAGGCGCAGCAGGCGCTGGATGAAATGGCGGATTTACTGCTGGATGAAGGGCCGGGAGAACGCTTGAATCACAGACCGGTTCCCGGGGACGTCGAGCTGGGAGAAATCCAGTCGAATATGACCAAGCAGCAGTACCTCGATATGGTGGAGCGAGGCAAAGAATATATCCGTGCAGGGGATATTTTCCAAGTGGTGCTGTCCCAGCGCTTCCACATCGAGACGGCGGTCGATCCGCTTCACGTCTACCGGGTGCTGCGTACGATGAATCCGTCTCCGTATATGTATTATTTGAAAATGGGTGAAGAGATTATCGTCGGCACTTCCCCGGAGGCGCTGGTAAAGGTTGAGGGCGACCGAGTGGAGACGCGGCCTATCGCTGGAACGCGGCCAAGGGGAGCGACACCAGAGGAAGACGCGGCCCTGGAGGCGGATTTGCTGCAGGATGAGAAGGAGCGTGCCGAGCATGTGATGCTCGTAGATCTCGGACGAAACGATCTTGGGCGTGTATCCGAATTCGGTACTGTAAAATGCGAAAATTACATGGACATCGAGCGCTATTCCCATGTCATGCATATGGTTTCCAAGGTGTCAGGCAAGCTGCGGAACGACAAGGATTTCTTCGATGCCTTCATCTCCTGCCTACCGGCAGGAACGGTGTCAGGGGCTCCGAAGCTGCGGGCGATGGAGATCATCGCCGAACTGGAACGGGAAGCCCGGGGCACTTATGCCGGAGCGATCGGGTACCTCGGTTTTTCCGGCAATATGGACTCCTGCATTACAATTCGCACGATTGTGTTCAAGAATGGCAAAGCTTATGTACAGGCCGGGGGCGGAGTTGTCTGGGATTCGCTGCCGGAGAATGAATATCAGGAATCGATGAACAAGGCGAAGGCGCTGCTGAAGGCGATTCGGACAGCTGAAGCAATGTTTCCGACAGAATCGGGCGACGAAGCGGTCATTAACCAGGATTATTTGTATGAATATACCCCTTGA
- the aroB gene encoding 3-dehydroquinate synthase, with translation MRTLTVDLGDRSYPIYIGEGLLSKSGEYFLQHQLTTKSPLLIVSDENIAPKYLQTVVDSLQASGYQTVSSVVKAGEKSKSLDVFEEVMTAAIEGGLDRKSTVVALGGGVVGDLAGFVAASFMRGVHFVQMPTTILAHDSSVGGKVAVNHRLAKNMIGAFHQPAMVLYDVDTLQSLPERDVRSGLSEMIKHGLIWDEQFAYWCRDNADRLLALDREALTYGLTEGCSVKAKVVSSDETEQGLRAILNLGHTIGHALEAIGGYGEFLHGEAISIGMAAAAQLAVNRGRDRSIYEETTALLAKFGLPTTIPGHLNDEEIISAMLHDKKFKENQIVFILPVRIGEVEIVSDMTLDEVRQVIKQLKGEGQHV, from the coding sequence ATGAGGACGTTAACGGTAGACTTAGGGGATCGCTCGTATCCTATTTATATTGGTGAAGGCTTGCTCAGCAAGTCCGGAGAATATTTTCTGCAGCATCAATTGACGACGAAGAGCCCGCTGCTGATCGTCTCCGACGAGAACATTGCTCCGAAATATTTGCAGACCGTCGTAGATTCGCTGCAAGCGAGCGGATACCAAACCGTAAGTTCGGTCGTGAAGGCCGGTGAGAAATCAAAATCGCTGGATGTCTTTGAAGAGGTGATGACTGCGGCGATCGAGGGCGGCCTTGACCGCAAATCGACCGTGGTTGCCTTGGGCGGCGGAGTCGTCGGGGATTTGGCCGGTTTTGTAGCAGCGTCCTTTATGCGCGGAGTGCATTTCGTGCAGATGCCGACAACGATTCTGGCCCATGACAGCAGCGTTGGCGGCAAAGTGGCCGTCAATCACCGTTTGGCCAAGAATATGATCGGCGCATTCCACCAGCCGGCCATGGTGCTATATGATGTAGATACACTGCAGAGCTTGCCGGAACGGGATGTTCGCTCGGGCCTATCCGAAATGATCAAGCATGGTTTGATCTGGGACGAACAATTTGCTTACTGGTGCCGGGATAACGCCGATCGTCTGCTCGCGCTGGACCGTGAAGCGCTCACTTACGGGCTGACGGAGGGATGTTCTGTTAAAGCCAAGGTCGTGTCATCCGATGAGACGGAGCAAGGTTTGCGTGCGATCCTTAACCTGGGTCACACGATCGGCCATGCACTGGAGGCTATCGGCGGCTACGGCGAGTTTCTGCATGGCGAGGCGATTTCGATAGGGATGGCAGCGGCTGCTCAGCTCGCCGTCAACAGAGGCAGGGATCGTTCTATTTACGAGGAGACGACCGCCCTGCTGGCCAAGTTCGGCTTGCCGACGACGATTCCCGGGCATTTGAATGATGAGGAGATCATTTCCGCGATGCTCCATGATAAGAAATTCAAAGAAAACCAAATCGTCTTTATCTTGCCTGTCCGAATTGGAGAGGTTGAAATTGTATCCGACATGACGTTGGATGAAGTGCGACAAGTCATCAAACAATTGAAAGGGGAAGGGCAGCATGTATAA
- the ndk gene encoding nucleoside-diphosphate kinase, with protein MERTFLMVKPDGVQRGLVGRIVSRFEDKGLKLIAGKLVHVTEEQAKRHYAEHEGKPFFDSLVRFITSGPVFAMVWQGDDVIALSRMVIGKTQVTEALPGTIRGDFAAHTPFNLIHGSDGLESAEREIANFFEPHEILNYSRSIDPWI; from the coding sequence ATGGAACGGACATTTTTGATGGTTAAGCCAGATGGGGTTCAGCGTGGTTTGGTAGGAAGAATCGTTAGCCGGTTTGAAGACAAAGGACTGAAATTGATTGCCGGCAAGCTCGTTCACGTGACGGAAGAGCAGGCGAAGCGTCATTATGCCGAGCATGAGGGCAAGCCCTTTTTTGACAGCTTGGTGCGCTTTATTACGTCTGGTCCGGTATTCGCAATGGTCTGGCAGGGCGATGATGTCATTGCATTGTCCCGAATGGTTATCGGTAAAACTCAGGTGACTGAGGCTTTGCCGGGCACGATCCGCGGAGATTTCGCAGCCCACACGCCATTTAATCTTATCCATGGTTCTGACGGTTTGGAGAGCGCAGAACGGGAAATCGCCAACTTTTTCGAGCCTCATGAAATACTAAACTACTCCAGAAGCATTGATCCATGGATATGA
- a CDS encoding protein-glutamate O-methyltransferase CheR, whose product MDMKELISNQIRFGQDGVPDPDYEGFIRNVKQLTGIDLAQYKEAQMKRRLTTLRNKNGYSTFASFFSAMTNDKTLFYEFLDKMTINVSEFWRNPNRWETLRDTVLPALTAGKSRLRVWSAACSTGEEPYTLAMILNDQGLLQNTYLLATDIDDGALGKANEGLYLERSLKDVPPDVAGRYFTPEGVMYRIEPKLKKAVTFKKQNLLLDDFEEGFDLIVCRNVMIYFTEEAKQKLYHRFAQALRPGGILFVGSTEQIFSPGNYGLETSETFFYRKKD is encoded by the coding sequence ATGGATATGAAAGAGTTGATTTCCAATCAGATTCGCTTCGGCCAAGACGGCGTACCCGATCCGGATTATGAGGGCTTTATCCGTAATGTCAAACAGCTGACGGGGATTGATTTGGCGCAGTATAAAGAGGCTCAGATGAAAAGGCGCTTAACGACGCTGCGAAACAAAAATGGATATTCGACCTTCGCGTCTTTTTTCTCGGCGATGACGAACGATAAAACGTTATTCTATGAATTTTTGGATAAAATGACGATCAATGTGTCCGAGTTCTGGAGAAATCCCAATCGTTGGGAGACGCTGCGGGATACCGTACTGCCCGCTCTGACGGCCGGGAAGTCCCGGCTGCGGGTATGGAGCGCGGCCTGCTCCACCGGAGAAGAACCGTATACGCTAGCGATGATTCTAAACGACCAGGGCCTGCTGCAAAATACATACTTGTTGGCAACCGATATAGATGACGGCGCACTCGGGAAGGCTAACGAGGGACTTTACCTGGAACGGTCGCTCAAGGATGTCCCGCCCGATGTGGCTGGGCGGTATTTCACCCCCGAAGGCGTGATGTACCGTATCGAGCCCAAGCTGAAGAAGGCGGTTACCTTCAAGAAGCAGAATTTGCTGCTCGATGATTTCGAGGAAGGCTTCGACCTGATTGTTTGCCGCAACGTCATGATCTATTTCACGGAAGAAGCGAAGCAGAAGCTCTATCACCGCTTTGCCCAGGCGCTTCGTCCAGGCGGCATCCTGTTTGTGGGCAGTACAGAGCAAATATTCTCTCCGGGCAATTATGGTTTGGAAACTTCGGAAACTTTTTTCTATCGCAAAAAAGATTGA
- a CDS encoding UbiX family flavin prenyltransferase, translating into MGSSTERRKGMVVGITGASGSIYGVKLVQSLLQLGFDVHLVITNAGWRVIKEELGWNTSDREAVLQEHFAGFSGQYVYHPIADIGATIASGSYLVDGMIVMPCSMGTLSGIAHGASDNLLTRAADVMLKEGRPLILVPRETPLHAIHLENMLKLAKLGVRIVPAMPAFYFGPQNIDDLVSFLVGKVLDSLRIEHNLFTRWGEQREEQEQ; encoded by the coding sequence ATGGGCAGCAGCACTGAGAGACGAAAAGGGATGGTTGTCGGCATTACGGGGGCTAGCGGCTCGATTTATGGCGTGAAATTGGTACAGTCCCTGCTGCAGCTTGGATTTGACGTGCATCTTGTCATTACGAATGCCGGCTGGCGGGTCATCAAAGAGGAGCTTGGCTGGAATACATCGGACCGTGAAGCGGTCCTGCAAGAGCACTTCGCGGGCTTCTCGGGGCAGTACGTTTATCATCCGATCGCCGATATCGGTGCAACGATCGCCAGCGGTTCTTATTTGGTAGACGGCATGATCGTCATGCCGTGCTCGATGGGGACCCTCTCCGGAATTGCCCACGGCGCGTCGGATAATTTGCTGACCCGTGCGGCGGACGTGATGCTGAAAGAAGGCCGGCCGCTCATTCTAGTACCGCGTGAAACGCCGCTGCATGCGATTCATCTGGAGAACATGCTGAAGCTGGCCAAGCTTGGAGTTCGGATCGTTCCGGCCATGCCGGCATTTTATTTCGGCCCGCAGAATATCGATGACCTGGTCTCTTTCTTGGTTGGTAAAGTACTAGACAGCTTGAGAATTGAACATAATCTGTTTACCAGATGGGGGGAGCAACGTGAAGAACAGGAGCAATGA
- the aroH gene encoding chorismate mutase, which translates to MYNRGIRGATTVTRNEETEILQETAVLLKEIVARNEIEPEDICSVWITVTADLDATFPARAIRVLKGWELVPLMCSTEIPVKGSLPMCIRLLIQVNTNKSQREMKHVYLNEAKSLRPDLAASGS; encoded by the coding sequence ATGTATAATCGGGGGATTCGGGGAGCCACAACAGTTACCCGCAATGAGGAGACGGAAATTTTGCAGGAAACGGCTGTGCTCCTGAAAGAAATCGTCGCTCGTAACGAAATCGAGCCAGAGGATATTTGCAGCGTATGGATAACAGTGACAGCAGATTTGGATGCTACATTTCCTGCACGGGCCATCCGTGTGCTGAAGGGATGGGAGCTCGTGCCCCTTATGTGCTCGACGGAAATTCCGGTCAAAGGCAGCTTGCCGATGTGCATCCGCTTATTGATCCAAGTGAATACGAACAAGAGCCAGCGCGAAATGAAACATGTGTACTTGAATGAAGCGAAGAGCCTGCGTCCGGATCTTGCGGCATCCGGCTCCTAG
- the trpC gene encoding indole-3-glycerol phosphate synthase TrpC, giving the protein MYLDKIVETKRQEVAALAAHFSINEAERLIADMGPTRGFHRALAEGRNREMGLIAEVKKASPSKGLIRADFHPVEVARSYEAAGADCISVLTDEKYFQGSGDYLQAIRKTVKLPLLRKDFIIDERQIFEARLLGADAVLLIAAILDDVQLRDYLQAASSLGLDSLVEVHDRTELERVLSLNTAKLIGINNRNLKTFETTLQVTADLAKQVPADVTLISESGIQTPEDISFLAGCGAKGVLIGETFMRHEDVQQAVVNVMGSASRAGQ; this is encoded by the coding sequence ATGTATCTTGATAAAATTGTGGAAACGAAACGGCAGGAGGTCGCCGCGCTCGCGGCGCATTTTTCAATAAACGAAGCGGAGCGGCTTATTGCGGACATGGGTCCGACCCGAGGCTTTCATCGGGCATTGGCGGAAGGACGCAACAGGGAGATGGGCTTGATCGCCGAAGTGAAGAAGGCCTCTCCATCCAAAGGGCTGATTCGAGCGGATTTTCACCCGGTAGAAGTTGCCCGCAGCTATGAGGCGGCCGGAGCGGACTGCATTTCCGTACTTACGGACGAGAAGTACTTCCAAGGGAGTGGTGATTATTTGCAGGCGATCCGCAAGACCGTCAAGCTGCCGCTGCTGCGCAAAGATTTTATTATCGATGAGCGGCAGATTTTTGAAGCCAGGCTGCTTGGGGCGGATGCGGTGCTGCTGATCGCGGCCATTTTAGACGATGTCCAGCTTCGGGATTACTTGCAGGCAGCGTCTTCGCTTGGCCTGGATTCCTTGGTAGAAGTCCATGACCGTACTGAGCTCGAGCGCGTACTCAGTCTGAATACGGCTAAGCTGATCGGGATCAACAACCGTAATTTGAAAACCTTTGAGACGACGCTTCAGGTGACCGCTGACTTGGCGAAGCAGGTGCCTGCGGATGTTACGCTTATAAGCGAGAGCGGTATTCAAACGCCGGAGGATATTTCATTTTTGGCGGGCTGCGGCGCCAAAGGCGTTCTCATTGGGGAAACGTTCATGCGCCATGAGGACGTGCAGCAGGCTGTTGTCAATGTCATGGGCTCGGCAAGCCGGGCTGGACAATAA
- a CDS encoding polyprenyl synthetase family protein → MKLMDIFGTLKKDMDFIERQLYRSVEGDEELLNETSLHLLKAGGKRLRPIFVLLGGKFGTYDLERLQYVAVPLELIHSASLVHDDVIDDAGTRRGKPTVKAKWDNKIAMYTGDYIYAKALMLATQLPDPEVHRILSKAMVQMSIGEMEQIRDFFNTGQSVRHYLLRIRRKTALLIAISCQLGAVAAGADARASSLLYRYGYNIGMAFQIRDDLLDLCGTEKSIGKPPGSDMRQGNITLPVIYTLQDPELSGPLLQAIEGIRGADGSEHISEAINIIKSGSGIAQAERLAETFTDKALAALDQLPESKARTHLKEIALFINKRSY, encoded by the coding sequence ATGAAACTAATGGATATTTTCGGTACATTGAAGAAAGACATGGACTTCATCGAACGGCAGTTGTACCGGAGCGTCGAGGGCGATGAGGAGTTGCTGAACGAAACCTCGCTCCATCTCCTGAAGGCGGGAGGCAAGCGGCTGCGCCCGATCTTCGTGCTGCTGGGCGGCAAATTTGGCACGTACGATCTGGAGCGGCTGCAGTATGTCGCCGTACCGCTCGAGCTGATCCACTCGGCATCGCTCGTACACGACGATGTGATCGACGACGCGGGAACGCGGCGGGGCAAGCCGACGGTCAAGGCGAAATGGGACAATAAAATCGCAATGTATACGGGCGATTACATTTATGCCAAAGCTTTGATGCTGGCCACCCAGCTGCCTGATCCGGAGGTGCACCGGATTTTGTCCAAGGCGATGGTGCAAATGTCGATCGGGGAAATGGAGCAAATCCGCGATTTCTTCAATACCGGACAGTCGGTTCGCCATTACCTGCTGCGCATCCGGCGCAAAACCGCTCTGCTGATCGCGATCAGCTGTCAGCTTGGTGCAGTGGCTGCAGGAGCCGATGCGAGGGCGAGTTCGCTTCTGTACCGCTACGGCTATAATATCGGCATGGCTTTCCAGATTCGCGATGATCTGCTTGATTTATGCGGTACGGAGAAGAGCATCGGCAAGCCGCCAGGCAGCGACATGCGTCAGGGCAATATTACCCTGCCGGTTATTTATACGCTCCAAGACCCGGAGCTTAGCGGGCCGCTGCTTCAGGCCATCGAAGGGATACGCGGCGCGGATGGGAGCGAGCATATCTCGGAGGCGATCAATATTATCAAATCGGGCTCAGGTATTGCGCAGGCCGAGCGGCTGGCGGAGACATTTACCGATAAGGCGCTGGCGGCGCTTGATCAGCTTCCGGAGAGCAAGGCTAGAACCCACTTGAAGGAGATTGCTTTATTCATCAATAAACGTTCCTATTAG
- a CDS encoding phosphoribosylanthranilate isomerase, with protein sequence MSSTAVKICGLQSVEVLKSMVHLPIDYIGFVFAKSKRQVSEAQAAELIPILQEWITGTAPASVGVLVNPTLPELSRILAEAPLDIIQLHGSETPEFCREVKQAFGVKIFKALSVKDDGSIHHEQPLAGYEGVIDGLLLDTYDPLYGGGSGKTFAWERAEPYKTWANRQEIEFLAAGGLHPGNVEELIGCLNPDGVDVSSGVETDGVKDINKIIAFVERVKGK encoded by the coding sequence ATGAGCAGCACTGCGGTAAAAATTTGTGGACTTCAATCCGTTGAAGTGCTAAAATCTATGGTACACTTACCTATCGATTACATTGGCTTTGTATTCGCCAAGAGCAAGCGCCAGGTCAGCGAGGCTCAGGCTGCCGAGTTAATTCCCATACTTCAGGAATGGATCACGGGGACGGCGCCAGCCAGCGTCGGCGTGCTCGTTAATCCGACTTTACCGGAGCTTTCGCGAATATTAGCGGAGGCTCCTCTCGATATTATCCAGCTTCACGGTTCGGAGACGCCAGAGTTTTGCCGGGAAGTGAAGCAGGCGTTCGGGGTGAAAATATTTAAGGCGCTTTCGGTGAAAGATGACGGCTCGATTCATCATGAGCAGCCGTTGGCTGGTTATGAAGGCGTCATTGACGGATTGCTGCTGGATACGTATGACCCGCTCTATGGCGGGGGGTCAGGCAAGACCTTCGCCTGGGAGCGCGCGGAACCATATAAGACTTGGGCCAACCGGCAGGAAATAGAGTTCCTTGCTGCTGGCGGCCTTCATCCCGGCAATGTGGAGGAGCTAATCGGCTGCCTAAATCCTGACGGCGTTGACGTTTCCAGCGGGGTTGAGACAGACGGAGTAAAAGATATAAATAAAATTATAGCATTCGTGGAGAGGGTGAAAGGGAAATGA